In a genomic window of Amblyomma americanum isolate KBUSLIRL-KWMA chromosome 4, ASM5285725v1, whole genome shotgun sequence:
- the LOC144129691 gene encoding uncharacterized protein LOC144129691, producing MSNAHLAMADKLKDGVFSKQCLSITAKFSTCLVFAKTGVAAMLEKHERPREYPDFMAKGCHKNTYRSNRVLGHLYRFQRFLESVVSTSFNSHLVDGRSNINLLEFHDWMSYRSVVEELRAEVVSGFINDTSSFNKSHYEKSNVEVLVTKQYGGPNSKLRDP from the exons ATGTCCAACGCGCACCTAGCAATGGCAGACAAGCTTAAGGACGGCGTGTTCTCGAAACAGTGTCTCTCCATAACGGCCAAATTCTCCACCTGCCTAGTCTTTGCGAAGACCGGGGTGGccgccatgttggagaaacacgaaaGGCCCCGAGAATACCCGGACTTCATGGCAAAGGGATGTCACAAGAACACTTATCGTTCAAACCGGGTTCTTGGCCACCTCTACAGATTCCAAAGGTTCTTGGAGTCTGTAGTTAGCACCAGCTTCAACAGCCACCTAGTCGATGGCAGAAGCAACATAAACCTGCTCGAATTCCACGACTGGATGAGCTACAGGAGCGTTGTGGAGGAATTGCGAGCTGAAGTTGTGTCCGGCTTCATCAACGACACCTCCAGCTTCAACAAGAGCCACTACGAAAAGAGCAACGTGGAAGTTCTCGTCACTAAGCAGTACG GAGGTCCCAATTCCAAGCTACGGGACCCCTAA